A genome region from Prionailurus bengalensis isolate Pbe53 chromosome B4, Fcat_Pben_1.1_paternal_pri, whole genome shotgun sequence includes the following:
- the NUDT5 gene encoding ADP-sugar pyrophosphatase isoform X4: MENQEPADPSQNTKQSIISEELISEGKWVKLEKTTYMDPTGKIRTWETVKRTTRKGQSADGVAVIPVLQRTLHYECIVLVKQFRPPMGGYCLEFPAGLIDDNESPEAAALRELEEETGYKGDVAECSPAVCMDPGLTNCTTHIVTVTINGDDAENVRPKPKPGDGGTSPNSAVADVRMA, from the exons ATGGAAAACCAAGAACCAGCGGATCCTTCTCAAAATACCAAACAGTCTATTATTTCAGAGGAG TtaatttcagaaggaaaatggGTCAAGCTTGAAAAAACAACGTACATGGATCCTACTGGTAAAATaag AACGTGGGAAACGGTGAAACGTACGACCAGGAAGGGGCAGTCGGCCGATG GTGTGGCGGTCATCCCAGTGCTGCAGCGGACACTTCATTACGAGTGCATCGTTCTGGTGAAGCAGTTCCGACCGCCCATGGGAGGCTACTGCCTAGAATTCCCTGCAG GTCTCATCGATGATAACGAAAGCCCGGAAGCAGCAGCTCTTCGGGAACTTGAGGAGGAAACTGGCTACAAAGGTGATGTGGCAGAGTGCTCTCCAG CTGTATGTATGGATCCGGGCTTGACAAACTGTACCACACACATCGTGACGGTAACTATCAACGGAGATGATGCTGAAAACGTGAGGCCTAAGCCAAAGCCAG gaGATGGAGGTACGTCACCCAACTCAGCAGTGGCTGACGTGCGTATGGCTTAG